One stretch of Oncorhynchus tshawytscha isolate Ot180627B linkage group LG21, Otsh_v2.0, whole genome shotgun sequence DNA includes these proteins:
- the LOC112220940 gene encoding protocadherin-18 isoform X1, whose protein sequence is MGAKMNTPKGNIVFSTALLLFLVVIMQAVSGKTLKYKVYEEQKVGTVIARLKEDVADVLSKLPSSLSFRFRAMQRGSTPFLSVREEDGEITIGTKIDREKLCEKNLNCSIEFDVVTLPTEYLQLFHVEVEVLDINDNSPQFSRAIIPIEISESASVGNRIPLDSATDPDVGDNSLYSYSLTPNNFFKIDIRTRTDGAKYAELVVVKELDREVQSNYQLQLTASDNGVPPKSGSTLLKISISDSNDNSPAFDEQVYVINLLENSPLGTLLIDLNATDPDEGTNGKIVYSFSSHISPKILETFKMNPENGQVTLIKKVDYETTSSYELDIQAQDLGPNSIPGLCKTIIKVVDVNDNKPEININLMTPGKEEVAYISEGAPVDTFIALVRVDDSDAGLNGDVVCRLHGHGHFRLQKTYEKNYMILTNVSLDREKRSEYSLTVIAEDRGSPSLSTIKHFTVQVLDENDNPPRFEKSRYEVYKSENNSPGAYLMTVVASDPDLGTNGQVTYTVVDTLVQGSPISTYVTIDPSNGAIYALRSFDHEDVSRISFTVQARDGGNPPLSSNATVLLTVLDDNDNPPVIQSPLLRNHTADLLLWRHASTGQLVTIVKATDRDTGINSELSCSIVGGNEEGLFVMDARRCELRTNGSLEGVPKDVLEIRVEVQDRGTTRLSTGALLRLSLQENMDFLPPGLPTGPSHSLLDLSLIIIISLGAVCALLLVVMVMFATARCNREKKDPHNSYNCRVAENTYQNHPKKPSRQIHKGDITLVPTVNGTLPIRAHPHSPSASPAPERGTMGSRQSHHSRQSLNSLVTISSNHVAENFALELAHATPPVEQVSQLLSMLHQGQYQPRPSFRGNKYTRSYRYALNDMDKFSLKDSGRGDSEAGDSDYEAGRESPIDRLLGEAFNELYPHDGQHRPHPQHPHAAMRLCTEECRVLGHSDQCWMPPLLSPASSDYRSNLFIPGEDPRQASDPQEPPQPSDPDHPHVQRSNQSFSTFGKDNQEEAEEAEGGEEGEEEDLCGTTSLLSEMSSVFQRLLPPSLDSYIQVSETQKAGTSMGGVGVPMTGSLDRRRGHLPGKPSAAAHQQGVAAWAANTHFQNPGSSIGPSGQPHPQNGSYHTLKPSTKLSPQNNHHNQAVPKNSPQNGHGHHAPTPKNSPLLTALVSPTLVAPFLAPAPIPVPLPGPCGKWLPAMEEIPENFEEDEFDSVLGQLGHLQGKRSDSRHELMDASELVAEINKLLQDVRQS, encoded by the exons ATGGGTGCCAAAATGAACACACCCAAAGGAAATATAGTATTTTCCACTGCGCTATTATTATTTTTGGTTGTAATTATGCAGGCCGTTTCTGGTAAGACTTTGAAATATAAAGTTTATGAAGAGCAAAAAGTGGGCACAGTGATTGCAAGGCTAAAGGAGGACGTGGCGGATGTTCTGTCTAAATTACCGAGTTCACTGTCCTTTCGGTTCCGTGCTATGCAGAGGGGGAGCACTCCATTTCTGTCGGTTCGGGAGGAGGACGGTGAAATCACCATAGGGACCAAGATTGACCGGGAGAAGCTTTGTGAAAAGAACCTAAACTGTTCTATCGAATTTGATGTTGTCACTCTTCCCACTGAATACCTCCAGCTGTTTCACGTCGAGGTGGAAGTCTTAGACATAAACGATAACTCGCCACAGTTCTCCCGTGCCATCATCCCCATTGAGATCTCCGAGAGCGCCTCTGTGGGAAACCGCATCCCTCTGGACAGCGCCACCGACCCTGACGTGGGAGATAACTCCCTTTACTCTTACTCTCTGACGCCGAATAACTTTTTCAAAATCGACATAAGGACCAGAACCGACGGTGCCAAATATGCAGAGCTGGTGGTGGTGAAAGAGCTGGACAGGGAGGTGCAGTCCAACTACCAGCTGCAGCTAACGGCCTCGGACAATGGAGTCCCTCCGAAGTCCGGCTCCACTCTGCTCAAGATAAGCATCTCAGACTCCAACGACAACAGTCCGGCTTTTGATGAGCAGGTGTACGTTATTAATCTCCTGGAAAACTCACCACTTGGGACTCTACTGATTGATTTGAACGCCACAGATCCGGATGAGGGCACTAATGGTAAAATAGTTTACTCTTTCAGCAGTCATATCTCTCCCAAAATACTGGAGACGTTTAAAATGAACCCTGAAAATGGCCAAGTCACTCTGATTAAAAAAGTGGACTATGAAACTACATCATCTTATGAGTTGGACATTCAGGCGCAGGACCTGGGTCCTAACTCCATCCCAGGACTTTGTAAAACCATAATCAAAGTGGTGGACGTGAACGACAACAAACCGGAGATCAACATTAACCTCATGACTCCCGGTAAGGAGGAAGTGGCCTACATCTCGGAGGGCGCGCCGGTGGACACCTTCATAGCATTGGTGCGCGTGGACGACAGTGACGCAGGGCTCAATGGCGACGTGGTGTGCCGCCTGCACGGCCATGGGCACTTCCGGCTGCAGAAGACTTATGAGAAGAATTACATGATCCTGACCAATGTGTCtctggacagagagaagaggtcagAGTACAGTCTAACGGTCATAGCTGAGGACCGCGGCTCTCCAAGCCTTTCCACCATCAAACACTTCACGGTCCAGGTGTTGGATGAAAACGATAACCCGCCCCGCTTTGAGAAGAGTCGCTACGAGGTTTACAAGTCAGAGAACAACTCTCCCGGGGCCTACCTGATGACAGTGGTGGCGTCTGACCCTGACCTGGGCACCAACGGCCAGGTGACCTACACGGTGGTGGACACTCTGGTCCAGGGAAGCCCCATCTCCACCTACGTCACCATCGACCCGTCCAACGGCGCCATCTACGCCCTACGGAGCTTCGACCACGAGGACGTCAGCCGCATCTCCTTCACCGTCCAAGCACGGGACGGAGGGAACCCTCCCCTATCCTCCAATGCCACCGTCCTCCTGACCGTACTAGACGACAACGACAACCCGCCCGTCATCCAGTCCCCGCTCCTACGTAACCACACCGCCGACCTCCTCCTCTGGAGACACGCCTCCACCGGTCAGCTGGTCACAATTGTCAAGGCCACTGACCGTGACACCGGCATCAACAGTGAGCTGAGCTGCTCCATCGTCGGGGGCAACGAGGAGGGCCTGTTTGTGATGGATGCTCGGCGGTGCGAGCTGCGGACCAACGGCAGTCTGGAGGGGGTTCCCAAGGACGTGCTGGAGATCAGAGTGGAGGTGCAGGATAGGGGCACCACCCGCCTGTCCACCGGGGCCCTGCTCCGCCTCTCCCTCCAGGAGAATATGGACTTCCTACCCCCAGGCCTCCCCACGGGCCCCAGCCATTCCCTCCTGGACCTctccctcatcatcatcatctccctGGGGGCCGTGTGTGCCCTGCTGTTGGTGGTCATGGTGATGTTCGCCACAGCACGCTGCAACAGAGAGAAAAAGGACCCCCACAACTCGTACAACTGCAGGGTGGCTGAGAACACGTACCAGAACCACCCCAAGAAGCCCTCTAGGCAGATCCACAAGGGAGACATCACCCTGGTCCCCACTGTCAATGGAACCCTGCCCATACGGGCACACCCACACTCACCTTCTGCCTCACCCGCCCCAGAGAGGGGCACCATGGGTAGCAGGCAGAGCCACCACAGCCGCCAGTCGCTCAACAGCCTGGTCACCATCTCCTCCAATCACGTCGCAGAGAACTTCGCTCTGGAACTGGCCCACGCCACGCCCCCTGTCGAA CAAGTCTCACAGCTTCTGTCCATGCTCCATCAGGGCCAGTACCAGCCAAGACCCAGTTTCCGTGGCAACAAATACACCAGGAGCTACAG gTACGCTCTGAACGACATGGACAAGTTTAGTCTGAAGGACAGTGGTCGTGGCGACAGCGAGGCCGGGGACAGTGACTACGAGGCAGGACGAGAGTCTCCCATCGACAGGCTCCTGGGTGAGGCCTTTAATGAGCTATACCCTCATGACGGCCAACACAGACCACATCCACAGCATCCGCATGCAG CGATGAGACTGTGCACTGAGGAGTGTCGTGTCCTGGGTCACTCTGACCAGTGCTGGAtgcctcccctgctctccccagCCTCCTCTGACTACCGCAGCAACCTCTTCATCCCAGGAGAGGACCCCCGCCAGGCCAGCGATCCCCAGGAGCCGCCCCAGCCCTCCGACCCCGACCACCCTCACGTACAACGCAGCAACCAGAGCTTCTCCACCTTCGGCAAGGACAAccaggaggaggctgaggaggcagaggggggagaggagggggaggaggaggacctgtGTGGAACCACGTCCCTGTTGTCAGAGATGAGCAGTGTGTTTCAGAGGCTCCTCCCTCCATCGCTGGACTCTTATATCCAGGTCAGCGAGACACAAAAGGCAGGTACAAGTATGGGGGGTGTAGGTGTCCCCATGACAGGGTCACTGGACAGGAGGAGGGGTCATCTGCCAGGTAAGCCCAGTGCTGCCGCCCACCAGCAAGGTGTTGCAGCATGGGCCGCCAATACCCACTTCCAGAACCCCGGCTCTAGCATTGGGCCCTCAGGCCAACCACACCCCCAGAATGGTAGCTACCACACCCTCAAACCCAGCACCAAGCTCAGCCCCCagaacaaccaccacaaccaggCCGTCCCTAAAAACAGCCCTCAGAATGGACACGGCCACCAcgcccccacccccaagaacagCCCTCTCCTCACTGCCCTGGTCAGCCCCACCCTGGTGGCACCCTTCCTGGCCCCGGCCCCCATCCCTGTTCCCCTCCCGGGGCCATGCGGTAAGTGGCTCCCAGCCATGGAGGAAATCCCAGAGAACTTTGAGGAGGATGAGTTTGACTCGGTGCTGGGGCAGCTGGGACACCTGCAGGGGAAGAGGAGCGACAGCCGGCATGAGTTGATGGATGCCAGCGAGCTGGTGGCTGAGATCAACAAATTGTTACAGGATGTCCGGCAGAGCTAG
- the LOC112220940 gene encoding protocadherin-18 isoform X3: MGAKMNTPKGNIVFSTALLLFLVVIMQAVSGKTLKYKVYEEQKVGTVIARLKEDVADVLSKLPSSLSFRFRAMQRGSTPFLSVREEDGEITIGTKIDREKLCEKNLNCSIEFDVVTLPTEYLQLFHVEVEVLDINDNSPQFSRAIIPIEISESASVGNRIPLDSATDPDVGDNSLYSYSLTPNNFFKIDIRTRTDGAKYAELVVVKELDREVQSNYQLQLTASDNGVPPKSGSTLLKISISDSNDNSPAFDEQVYVINLLENSPLGTLLIDLNATDPDEGTNGKIVYSFSSHISPKILETFKMNPENGQVTLIKKVDYETTSSYELDIQAQDLGPNSIPGLCKTIIKVVDVNDNKPEININLMTPGKEEVAYISEGAPVDTFIALVRVDDSDAGLNGDVVCRLHGHGHFRLQKTYEKNYMILTNVSLDREKRSEYSLTVIAEDRGSPSLSTIKHFTVQVLDENDNPPRFEKSRYEVYKSENNSPGAYLMTVVASDPDLGTNGQVTYTVVDTLVQGSPISTYVTIDPSNGAIYALRSFDHEDVSRISFTVQARDGGNPPLSSNATVLLTVLDDNDNPPVIQSPLLRNHTADLLLWRHASTGQLVTIVKATDRDTGINSELSCSIVGGNEEGLFVMDARRCELRTNGSLEGVPKDVLEIRVEVQDRGTTRLSTGALLRLSLQENMDFLPPGLPTGPSHSLLDLSLIIIISLGAVCALLLVVMVMFATARCNREKKDPHNSYNCRVAENTYQNHPKKPSRQIHKGDITLVPTVNGTLPIRAHPHSPSASPAPERGTMGSRQSHHSRQSLNSLVTISSNHVAENFALELAHATPPVEQVSQLLSMLHQGQYQPRPSFRGNKYTRSYRYALNDMDKFSLKDSGRGDSEAGDSDYEAGRESPIDRLLAMRLCTEECRVLGHSDQCWMPPLLSPASSDYRSNLFIPGEDPRQASDPQEPPQPSDPDHPHVQRSNQSFSTFGKDNQEEAEEAEGGEEGEEEDLCGTTSLLSEMSSVFQRLLPPSLDSYIQVSETQKAGTSMGGVGVPMTGSLDRRRGHLPGKPSAAAHQQGVAAWAANTHFQNPGSSIGPSGQPHPQNGSYHTLKPSTKLSPQNNHHNQAVPKNSPQNGHGHHAPTPKNSPLLTALVSPTLVAPFLAPAPIPVPLPGPCGKWLPAMEEIPENFEEDEFDSVLGQLGHLQGKRSDSRHELMDASELVAEINKLLQDVRQS, translated from the exons ATGGGTGCCAAAATGAACACACCCAAAGGAAATATAGTATTTTCCACTGCGCTATTATTATTTTTGGTTGTAATTATGCAGGCCGTTTCTGGTAAGACTTTGAAATATAAAGTTTATGAAGAGCAAAAAGTGGGCACAGTGATTGCAAGGCTAAAGGAGGACGTGGCGGATGTTCTGTCTAAATTACCGAGTTCACTGTCCTTTCGGTTCCGTGCTATGCAGAGGGGGAGCACTCCATTTCTGTCGGTTCGGGAGGAGGACGGTGAAATCACCATAGGGACCAAGATTGACCGGGAGAAGCTTTGTGAAAAGAACCTAAACTGTTCTATCGAATTTGATGTTGTCACTCTTCCCACTGAATACCTCCAGCTGTTTCACGTCGAGGTGGAAGTCTTAGACATAAACGATAACTCGCCACAGTTCTCCCGTGCCATCATCCCCATTGAGATCTCCGAGAGCGCCTCTGTGGGAAACCGCATCCCTCTGGACAGCGCCACCGACCCTGACGTGGGAGATAACTCCCTTTACTCTTACTCTCTGACGCCGAATAACTTTTTCAAAATCGACATAAGGACCAGAACCGACGGTGCCAAATATGCAGAGCTGGTGGTGGTGAAAGAGCTGGACAGGGAGGTGCAGTCCAACTACCAGCTGCAGCTAACGGCCTCGGACAATGGAGTCCCTCCGAAGTCCGGCTCCACTCTGCTCAAGATAAGCATCTCAGACTCCAACGACAACAGTCCGGCTTTTGATGAGCAGGTGTACGTTATTAATCTCCTGGAAAACTCACCACTTGGGACTCTACTGATTGATTTGAACGCCACAGATCCGGATGAGGGCACTAATGGTAAAATAGTTTACTCTTTCAGCAGTCATATCTCTCCCAAAATACTGGAGACGTTTAAAATGAACCCTGAAAATGGCCAAGTCACTCTGATTAAAAAAGTGGACTATGAAACTACATCATCTTATGAGTTGGACATTCAGGCGCAGGACCTGGGTCCTAACTCCATCCCAGGACTTTGTAAAACCATAATCAAAGTGGTGGACGTGAACGACAACAAACCGGAGATCAACATTAACCTCATGACTCCCGGTAAGGAGGAAGTGGCCTACATCTCGGAGGGCGCGCCGGTGGACACCTTCATAGCATTGGTGCGCGTGGACGACAGTGACGCAGGGCTCAATGGCGACGTGGTGTGCCGCCTGCACGGCCATGGGCACTTCCGGCTGCAGAAGACTTATGAGAAGAATTACATGATCCTGACCAATGTGTCtctggacagagagaagaggtcagAGTACAGTCTAACGGTCATAGCTGAGGACCGCGGCTCTCCAAGCCTTTCCACCATCAAACACTTCACGGTCCAGGTGTTGGATGAAAACGATAACCCGCCCCGCTTTGAGAAGAGTCGCTACGAGGTTTACAAGTCAGAGAACAACTCTCCCGGGGCCTACCTGATGACAGTGGTGGCGTCTGACCCTGACCTGGGCACCAACGGCCAGGTGACCTACACGGTGGTGGACACTCTGGTCCAGGGAAGCCCCATCTCCACCTACGTCACCATCGACCCGTCCAACGGCGCCATCTACGCCCTACGGAGCTTCGACCACGAGGACGTCAGCCGCATCTCCTTCACCGTCCAAGCACGGGACGGAGGGAACCCTCCCCTATCCTCCAATGCCACCGTCCTCCTGACCGTACTAGACGACAACGACAACCCGCCCGTCATCCAGTCCCCGCTCCTACGTAACCACACCGCCGACCTCCTCCTCTGGAGACACGCCTCCACCGGTCAGCTGGTCACAATTGTCAAGGCCACTGACCGTGACACCGGCATCAACAGTGAGCTGAGCTGCTCCATCGTCGGGGGCAACGAGGAGGGCCTGTTTGTGATGGATGCTCGGCGGTGCGAGCTGCGGACCAACGGCAGTCTGGAGGGGGTTCCCAAGGACGTGCTGGAGATCAGAGTGGAGGTGCAGGATAGGGGCACCACCCGCCTGTCCACCGGGGCCCTGCTCCGCCTCTCCCTCCAGGAGAATATGGACTTCCTACCCCCAGGCCTCCCCACGGGCCCCAGCCATTCCCTCCTGGACCTctccctcatcatcatcatctccctGGGGGCCGTGTGTGCCCTGCTGTTGGTGGTCATGGTGATGTTCGCCACAGCACGCTGCAACAGAGAGAAAAAGGACCCCCACAACTCGTACAACTGCAGGGTGGCTGAGAACACGTACCAGAACCACCCCAAGAAGCCCTCTAGGCAGATCCACAAGGGAGACATCACCCTGGTCCCCACTGTCAATGGAACCCTGCCCATACGGGCACACCCACACTCACCTTCTGCCTCACCCGCCCCAGAGAGGGGCACCATGGGTAGCAGGCAGAGCCACCACAGCCGCCAGTCGCTCAACAGCCTGGTCACCATCTCCTCCAATCACGTCGCAGAGAACTTCGCTCTGGAACTGGCCCACGCCACGCCCCCTGTCGAA CAAGTCTCACAGCTTCTGTCCATGCTCCATCAGGGCCAGTACCAGCCAAGACCCAGTTTCCGTGGCAACAAATACACCAGGAGCTACAG gTACGCTCTGAACGACATGGACAAGTTTAGTCTGAAGGACAGTGGTCGTGGCGACAGCGAGGCCGGGGACAGTGACTACGAGGCAGGACGAGAGTCTCCCATCGACAGGCTCCTGG CGATGAGACTGTGCACTGAGGAGTGTCGTGTCCTGGGTCACTCTGACCAGTGCTGGAtgcctcccctgctctccccagCCTCCTCTGACTACCGCAGCAACCTCTTCATCCCAGGAGAGGACCCCCGCCAGGCCAGCGATCCCCAGGAGCCGCCCCAGCCCTCCGACCCCGACCACCCTCACGTACAACGCAGCAACCAGAGCTTCTCCACCTTCGGCAAGGACAAccaggaggaggctgaggaggcagaggggggagaggagggggaggaggaggacctgtGTGGAACCACGTCCCTGTTGTCAGAGATGAGCAGTGTGTTTCAGAGGCTCCTCCCTCCATCGCTGGACTCTTATATCCAGGTCAGCGAGACACAAAAGGCAGGTACAAGTATGGGGGGTGTAGGTGTCCCCATGACAGGGTCACTGGACAGGAGGAGGGGTCATCTGCCAGGTAAGCCCAGTGCTGCCGCCCACCAGCAAGGTGTTGCAGCATGGGCCGCCAATACCCACTTCCAGAACCCCGGCTCTAGCATTGGGCCCTCAGGCCAACCACACCCCCAGAATGGTAGCTACCACACCCTCAAACCCAGCACCAAGCTCAGCCCCCagaacaaccaccacaaccaggCCGTCCCTAAAAACAGCCCTCAGAATGGACACGGCCACCAcgcccccacccccaagaacagCCCTCTCCTCACTGCCCTGGTCAGCCCCACCCTGGTGGCACCCTTCCTGGCCCCGGCCCCCATCCCTGTTCCCCTCCCGGGGCCATGCGGTAAGTGGCTCCCAGCCATGGAGGAAATCCCAGAGAACTTTGAGGAGGATGAGTTTGACTCGGTGCTGGGGCAGCTGGGACACCTGCAGGGGAAGAGGAGCGACAGCCGGCATGAGTTGATGGATGCCAGCGAGCTGGTGGCTGAGATCAACAAATTGTTACAGGATGTCCGGCAGAGCTAG
- the LOC112220940 gene encoding protocadherin-18 isoform X2: MGAKMNTPKGNIVFSTALLLFLVVIMQAVSGKTLKYKVYEEQKVGTVIARLKEDVADVLSKLPSSLSFRFRAMQRGSTPFLSVREEDGEITIGTKIDREKLCEKNLNCSIEFDVVTLPTEYLQLFHVEVEVLDINDNSPQFSRAIIPIEISESASVGNRIPLDSATDPDVGDNSLYSYSLTPNNFFKIDIRTRTDGAKYAELVVVKELDREVQSNYQLQLTASDNGVPPKSGSTLLKISISDSNDNSPAFDEQVYVINLLENSPLGTLLIDLNATDPDEGTNGKIVYSFSSHISPKILETFKMNPENGQVTLIKKVDYETTSSYELDIQAQDLGPNSIPGLCKTIIKVVDVNDNKPEININLMTPGKEEVAYISEGAPVDTFIALVRVDDSDAGLNGDVVCRLHGHGHFRLQKTYEKNYMILTNVSLDREKRSEYSLTVIAEDRGSPSLSTIKHFTVQVLDENDNPPRFEKSRYEVYKSENNSPGAYLMTVVASDPDLGTNGQVTYTVVDTLVQGSPISTYVTIDPSNGAIYALRSFDHEDVSRISFTVQARDGGNPPLSSNATVLLTVLDDNDNPPVIQSPLLRNHTADLLLWRHASTGQLVTIVKATDRDTGINSELSCSIVGGNEEGLFVMDARRCELRTNGSLEGVPKDVLEIRVEVQDRGTTRLSTGALLRLSLQENMDFLPPGLPTGPSHSLLDLSLIIIISLGAVCALLLVVMVMFATARCNREKKDPHNSYNCRVAENTYQNHPKKPSRQIHKGDITLVPTVNGTLPIRAHPHSPSASPAPERGTMGSRQSHHSRQSLNSLVTISSNHVAENFALELAHATPPVEGQYQPRPSFRGNKYTRSYRYALNDMDKFSLKDSGRGDSEAGDSDYEAGRESPIDRLLGEAFNELYPHDGQHRPHPQHPHAAMRLCTEECRVLGHSDQCWMPPLLSPASSDYRSNLFIPGEDPRQASDPQEPPQPSDPDHPHVQRSNQSFSTFGKDNQEEAEEAEGGEEGEEEDLCGTTSLLSEMSSVFQRLLPPSLDSYIQVSETQKAGTSMGGVGVPMTGSLDRRRGHLPGKPSAAAHQQGVAAWAANTHFQNPGSSIGPSGQPHPQNGSYHTLKPSTKLSPQNNHHNQAVPKNSPQNGHGHHAPTPKNSPLLTALVSPTLVAPFLAPAPIPVPLPGPCGKWLPAMEEIPENFEEDEFDSVLGQLGHLQGKRSDSRHELMDASELVAEINKLLQDVRQS; encoded by the exons ATGGGTGCCAAAATGAACACACCCAAAGGAAATATAGTATTTTCCACTGCGCTATTATTATTTTTGGTTGTAATTATGCAGGCCGTTTCTGGTAAGACTTTGAAATATAAAGTTTATGAAGAGCAAAAAGTGGGCACAGTGATTGCAAGGCTAAAGGAGGACGTGGCGGATGTTCTGTCTAAATTACCGAGTTCACTGTCCTTTCGGTTCCGTGCTATGCAGAGGGGGAGCACTCCATTTCTGTCGGTTCGGGAGGAGGACGGTGAAATCACCATAGGGACCAAGATTGACCGGGAGAAGCTTTGTGAAAAGAACCTAAACTGTTCTATCGAATTTGATGTTGTCACTCTTCCCACTGAATACCTCCAGCTGTTTCACGTCGAGGTGGAAGTCTTAGACATAAACGATAACTCGCCACAGTTCTCCCGTGCCATCATCCCCATTGAGATCTCCGAGAGCGCCTCTGTGGGAAACCGCATCCCTCTGGACAGCGCCACCGACCCTGACGTGGGAGATAACTCCCTTTACTCTTACTCTCTGACGCCGAATAACTTTTTCAAAATCGACATAAGGACCAGAACCGACGGTGCCAAATATGCAGAGCTGGTGGTGGTGAAAGAGCTGGACAGGGAGGTGCAGTCCAACTACCAGCTGCAGCTAACGGCCTCGGACAATGGAGTCCCTCCGAAGTCCGGCTCCACTCTGCTCAAGATAAGCATCTCAGACTCCAACGACAACAGTCCGGCTTTTGATGAGCAGGTGTACGTTATTAATCTCCTGGAAAACTCACCACTTGGGACTCTACTGATTGATTTGAACGCCACAGATCCGGATGAGGGCACTAATGGTAAAATAGTTTACTCTTTCAGCAGTCATATCTCTCCCAAAATACTGGAGACGTTTAAAATGAACCCTGAAAATGGCCAAGTCACTCTGATTAAAAAAGTGGACTATGAAACTACATCATCTTATGAGTTGGACATTCAGGCGCAGGACCTGGGTCCTAACTCCATCCCAGGACTTTGTAAAACCATAATCAAAGTGGTGGACGTGAACGACAACAAACCGGAGATCAACATTAACCTCATGACTCCCGGTAAGGAGGAAGTGGCCTACATCTCGGAGGGCGCGCCGGTGGACACCTTCATAGCATTGGTGCGCGTGGACGACAGTGACGCAGGGCTCAATGGCGACGTGGTGTGCCGCCTGCACGGCCATGGGCACTTCCGGCTGCAGAAGACTTATGAGAAGAATTACATGATCCTGACCAATGTGTCtctggacagagagaagaggtcagAGTACAGTCTAACGGTCATAGCTGAGGACCGCGGCTCTCCAAGCCTTTCCACCATCAAACACTTCACGGTCCAGGTGTTGGATGAAAACGATAACCCGCCCCGCTTTGAGAAGAGTCGCTACGAGGTTTACAAGTCAGAGAACAACTCTCCCGGGGCCTACCTGATGACAGTGGTGGCGTCTGACCCTGACCTGGGCACCAACGGCCAGGTGACCTACACGGTGGTGGACACTCTGGTCCAGGGAAGCCCCATCTCCACCTACGTCACCATCGACCCGTCCAACGGCGCCATCTACGCCCTACGGAGCTTCGACCACGAGGACGTCAGCCGCATCTCCTTCACCGTCCAAGCACGGGACGGAGGGAACCCTCCCCTATCCTCCAATGCCACCGTCCTCCTGACCGTACTAGACGACAACGACAACCCGCCCGTCATCCAGTCCCCGCTCCTACGTAACCACACCGCCGACCTCCTCCTCTGGAGACACGCCTCCACCGGTCAGCTGGTCACAATTGTCAAGGCCACTGACCGTGACACCGGCATCAACAGTGAGCTGAGCTGCTCCATCGTCGGGGGCAACGAGGAGGGCCTGTTTGTGATGGATGCTCGGCGGTGCGAGCTGCGGACCAACGGCAGTCTGGAGGGGGTTCCCAAGGACGTGCTGGAGATCAGAGTGGAGGTGCAGGATAGGGGCACCACCCGCCTGTCCACCGGGGCCCTGCTCCGCCTCTCCCTCCAGGAGAATATGGACTTCCTACCCCCAGGCCTCCCCACGGGCCCCAGCCATTCCCTCCTGGACCTctccctcatcatcatcatctccctGGGGGCCGTGTGTGCCCTGCTGTTGGTGGTCATGGTGATGTTCGCCACAGCACGCTGCAACAGAGAGAAAAAGGACCCCCACAACTCGTACAACTGCAGGGTGGCTGAGAACACGTACCAGAACCACCCCAAGAAGCCCTCTAGGCAGATCCACAAGGGAGACATCACCCTGGTCCCCACTGTCAATGGAACCCTGCCCATACGGGCACACCCACACTCACCTTCTGCCTCACCCGCCCCAGAGAGGGGCACCATGGGTAGCAGGCAGAGCCACCACAGCCGCCAGTCGCTCAACAGCCTGGTCACCATCTCCTCCAATCACGTCGCAGAGAACTTCGCTCTGGAACTGGCCCACGCCACGCCCCCTGTCGAA GGCCAGTACCAGCCAAGACCCAGTTTCCGTGGCAACAAATACACCAGGAGCTACAG gTACGCTCTGAACGACATGGACAAGTTTAGTCTGAAGGACAGTGGTCGTGGCGACAGCGAGGCCGGGGACAGTGACTACGAGGCAGGACGAGAGTCTCCCATCGACAGGCTCCTGGGTGAGGCCTTTAATGAGCTATACCCTCATGACGGCCAACACAGACCACATCCACAGCATCCGCATGCAG CGATGAGACTGTGCACTGAGGAGTGTCGTGTCCTGGGTCACTCTGACCAGTGCTGGAtgcctcccctgctctccccagCCTCCTCTGACTACCGCAGCAACCTCTTCATCCCAGGAGAGGACCCCCGCCAGGCCAGCGATCCCCAGGAGCCGCCCCAGCCCTCCGACCCCGACCACCCTCACGTACAACGCAGCAACCAGAGCTTCTCCACCTTCGGCAAGGACAAccaggaggaggctgaggaggcagaggggggagaggagggggaggaggaggacctgtGTGGAACCACGTCCCTGTTGTCAGAGATGAGCAGTGTGTTTCAGAGGCTCCTCCCTCCATCGCTGGACTCTTATATCCAGGTCAGCGAGACACAAAAGGCAGGTACAAGTATGGGGGGTGTAGGTGTCCCCATGACAGGGTCACTGGACAGGAGGAGGGGTCATCTGCCAGGTAAGCCCAGTGCTGCCGCCCACCAGCAAGGTGTTGCAGCATGGGCCGCCAATACCCACTTCCAGAACCCCGGCTCTAGCATTGGGCCCTCAGGCCAACCACACCCCCAGAATGGTAGCTACCACACCCTCAAACCCAGCACCAAGCTCAGCCCCCagaacaaccaccacaaccaggCCGTCCCTAAAAACAGCCCTCAGAATGGACACGGCCACCAcgcccccacccccaagaacagCCCTCTCCTCACTGCCCTGGTCAGCCCCACCCTGGTGGCACCCTTCCTGGCCCCGGCCCCCATCCCTGTTCCCCTCCCGGGGCCATGCGGTAAGTGGCTCCCAGCCATGGAGGAAATCCCAGAGAACTTTGAGGAGGATGAGTTTGACTCGGTGCTGGGGCAGCTGGGACACCTGCAGGGGAAGAGGAGCGACAGCCGGCATGAGTTGATGGATGCCAGCGAGCTGGTGGCTGAGATCAACAAATTGTTACAGGATGTCCGGCAGAGCTAG